Proteins from one Spirochaetota bacterium genomic window:
- a CDS encoding HDOD domain-containing protein yields MAILNISELVKRFENNEPISLSFYYPNENISKTLNAILAKILSNQDKIFLLDMMITILREIIVNATKANAKRAYFKKINLNINDPESYQKGIETFKKDIVGQLDTLEQDLKNNDLKVTITIKKQDDGIRFSISNPTPIHPVELARIKTRIEKAKQYLDFTQAYEDVYDDTEGAGLGIVLVILLLKNAGVDPSNYKIGTDGKITQVLVNLPHQLRPEKLTTTIKQQILDQIDGIPTFPDHIVQLLELCRRKDVEIKDITFSIMRDPALTADVLKLSNSAGFVPGKRIDNLSEAIMTIGLKNLESLLMTISARKILDERFQKFEQIWDHCDKTASYARTIATQYRMNTIVEQVSLCGLLHDLGKIVLLSVNLELTNWIADLVSDRKMRTSTVMEEISIGISHSGIGQLIAQKWQFPQYLIEAIQWHHSPLSCDSKYKDHVSVTYLANLLCGVESRKYFYYYCEDEICRQFKIETEDTFNKLHKLCMDTYNKVAQ; encoded by the coding sequence ATGGCTATTTTGAATATTTCTGAGCTTGTAAAGCGTTTTGAAAATAATGAACCTATAAGCCTTTCGTTTTATTATCCTAATGAGAACATTTCAAAAACATTAAATGCAATCCTAGCAAAAATTCTTTCAAATCAGGACAAGATATTTCTTTTAGATATGATGATCACCATTTTGCGGGAAATAATTGTTAATGCAACCAAAGCAAATGCAAAACGGGCATATTTTAAAAAAATCAATTTAAATATCAATGACCCCGAAAGCTATCAAAAAGGAATTGAAACATTTAAAAAAGACATAGTAGGGCAACTTGATACATTAGAACAGGACCTGAAAAATAACGACCTTAAAGTTACCATAACCATAAAAAAACAGGATGATGGCATACGATTTTCTATTTCAAACCCCACTCCTATACACCCTGTAGAACTTGCTCGTATCAAAACCCGCATTGAAAAAGCCAAACAGTATCTGGATTTTACTCAGGCATATGAAGATGTGTACGATGATACCGAAGGTGCAGGGCTGGGCATAGTTCTTGTTATATTGCTTTTAAAAAATGCTGGAGTTGACCCATCAAATTACAAAATTGGCACAGATGGCAAAATTACACAGGTATTAGTAAATCTGCCCCATCAATTGCGGCCTGAAAAACTTACCACAACAATAAAACAGCAGATACTTGATCAGATTGACGGCATCCCTACATTCCCCGACCATATAGTGCAACTGTTGGAGCTCTGCAGAAGGAAAGATGTTGAGATAAAAGACATTACTTTTTCCATCATGCGCGATCCTGCACTCACTGCTGATGTACTAAAGCTTTCAAATTCGGCGGGGTTTGTACCAGGCAAACGCATAGACAACCTCAGTGAAGCCATAATGACAATTGGCCTCAAGAACCTGGAATCGCTGCTTATGACAATAAGCGCACGAAAAATTTTGGATGAGCGCTTCCAGAAGTTTGAGCAAATCTGGGATCACTGCGACAAAACAGCATCATATGCACGTACTATCGCAACCCAGTACAGAATGAACACTATTGTAGAGCAAGTTTCACTATGCGGCCTGCTGCATGATCTTGGGAAGATAGTGCTTTTATCGGTTAACCTGGAACTTACTAACTGGATTGCTGATCTTGTGAGTGACCGCAAAATGCGCACGTCAACAGTAATGGAGGAAATTTCAATTGGAATAAGCCATTCTGGAATAGGCCAGCTTATTGCCCAGAAGTGGCAATTTCCTCAATACCTTATTGAGGCAATACAGTGGCACCATTCACCACTGTCATGTGACAGCAAATATAAGGACCATGTGAGTGTAACCTACCTTGCAAACCTGTTATGTGGAGTTGAGTCAAGAAAATATTTCTATTACTACTGTGAAGATGAAATATGCCGTCAATTCAAAATAGAAACTGAAGATACCTTTAACAAGCTGCATAAGCTGTGCATGGATACCTACAACAAAGTTGCACAATAA